GCACGTGGTAGTTTGCGCCATCGTTTTTTCCCGCTCCAATGAGGAGATATTGTCCCGGGCGCAGCACCTGCTGATATTCAGCACGGGAGGGTTGTTGCTGGTGATCCTGCTGATCCTGGCTTTCAGCTATGGCTGGCTTATTGACCGGCCGCTCAAGATAATCATTGATACGATAGACCAGTTACATGCCGGCCGCTATGCCCAGCGGATCCCCATCAGCAGGAAAGACGAGTGGGGACAACTGACCGATCATTTCAACACGATGGCCGAAGAGATTGAACAGGTACTGGCCCGGAACAGGGAACTAAATAGCCAATTGGAAGTGCGAGTACAGGAGGCAACGCATAATGTGGTGCAACTCCAAAAGCAGGTCAGCCAGATGCAGCAGCTTACCGCTCTGGGGTACTTAACTGCCACCCTGGCGCACGACCTGGGGACGCCCCTGCATTCCATTGCCGGTCTGGCCAGTCTCCTGCTGGAAAGGGAAGAGGGTTGGCCGCCGGACGTGGCGCGCAAACTGGAGCTGATCGTTCAGCAGACACAGCGTCTGAATACGACCATTCAGAATGTGCGGCGGGCTACGCGCCTGCCGGAGCCGCATTTCGAGGTCATGTCCATTGCCGACCTGTTAAATGATACCCTTTCGCTTGTCGAACCCCAACTCCAGCGGGCGGACATTCATGTTGTCTTGAATATGGAAGATCATGCTCCCCTGCTCTATGCGGATCGGGACCGCGTCCAGACGGCCCTCTTCAATCTCATCCAGAACGCCATCGAGGCAATGCCGGGAGGCGGACAGATAGATGTTTCTGTCTTCACCGTAGCGGAGCGTCATTCGCTGGCCATTTCCGTCAAGGATACCGGCTTCGGCATCTCACCAGAGCTTATGGAAAGGGTTTGCGAACCCTTTTTCAGCACCCACCGGGATGAGGGAATAAGGGGGCTGGGACTCTCCATCGTACAGGACATCGTGAAAGCCCACGGCGGACACGTTGAGATCAAAAGCCGCCCGGATGACGGCAGCGAAATAATTCTTTATTTCCCCCTCGTTGACACCTCCGGAGAAGAGACAAATCAGTCCGTGGTTTCCTTCAAGAGCCCGTAGCTCTGGATTTTATTTCTTAAGGTCTTTCTGTCAATGCCTAGCAATTGCGCCGTTTTGCTTTGGTTCCAGGCTGAAGATTTCAACGCTTTGATGATCTGTATCCTTTCCGCACCTTCCAGGGGCGTGAGGAAAGGCAGTTTCGACTCTTGCCGGGGCCGGAATCGGTCGGGCAGGTGTTCCGGCAGGATAACCATGAAGGGGGACATCAAGAGCGTCTGCTGTAAAACGTTTTCCAGTTCCCGCACGTTTCCGGGCCAGTCATAGGCCTGCAAGAGTTCCATCGCCTCATCGGAGATGCGCACATTAAGATAGTCCATCTTTTTCAATAATGATTCTATCAGTTGCAGCAGGTCTCCTTTATGTTCCTTTAAGGAAGGGATGTGCAGGCGCACGACAAACCGGTAAAGCAGGTCGGAGCGGAACGTGCCTTTTCTGACCTCTTCGTCCACATTGCGGTTGGCCGCCGCCACCACGCGCACGGTGATATTTTGTGTCCCGTGCCCCCCCAGTTGGCGCACTTCGCCATTCTGCATGAAGCGCAGCAGCTTTCCCTGCAGGGCCGGGGACATCTCGGTGATTTCATCGAGAAACAGCGTTCCGCCCTGGGCCGAGGCGATCAAGCCCTCATGGTGATGGTCCGCCCCCGTAAAAGCCCCTTTTTCATAACCGAAAAGCTCTGATTCCAGCAGGTTATCGGGTATGGCGCCGCAATG
The nucleotide sequence above comes from Deltaproteobacteria bacterium. Encoded proteins:
- a CDS encoding sigma-54 dependent transcriptional regulator; protein product: MAARILVIDDDAVACEFLQETLLRAGYKVDAYTSAEDVLKMDLSGYDLMISDIRMPVIDGLHILQHVQEKWPEIPVILVTAFGSLETTMEALRLGAWDYISKPFTPDAIREMAKKILEMREIRQQRTGGQPNQKGTPQFIGSSALMVEFYKQIARVADAWASVLIEGESGTGKELTARSLHQLSSRRDKPLVVVHCGAIPDNLLESELFGYEKGAFTGADHHHEGLIASAQGGTLFLDEITEMSPALQGKLLRFMQNGEVRQLGGHGTQNITVRVVAAANRNVDEEVRKGTFRSDLLYRFVVRLHIPSLKEHKGDLLQLIESLLKKMDYLNVRISDEAMELLQAYDWPGNVRELENVLQQTLLMSPFMVILPEHLPDRFRPRQESKLPFLTPLEGAERIQIIKALKSSAWNQSKTAQLLGIDRKTLRNKIQSYGLLKETTD
- a CDS encoding ATP-binding protein is translated as MTVRYRLMIVTIAGLAVTMAVWGWIQLRALDQILIEQQLKKLYDVAETVNTYYQHFPTAKGLTALDTTLKGHVQSDGRLARIDIFSAAGSDIDYVAGAGRVPYEWSETMVESVGRKGKPVYVKIKTEVGPSLGLLYTSGWGEKPGRHVVVCAIVFSRSNEEILSRAQHLLIFSTGGLLLVILLILAFSYGWLIDRPLKIIIDTIDQLHAGRYAQRIPISRKDEWGQLTDHFNTMAEEIEQVLARNRELNSQLEVRVQEATHNVVQLQKQVSQMQQLTALGYLTATLAHDLGTPLHSIAGLASLLLEREEGWPPDVARKLELIVQQTQRLNTTIQNVRRATRLPEPHFEVMSIADLLNDTLSLVEPQLQRADIHVVLNMEDHAPLLYADRDRVQTALFNLIQNAIEAMPGGGQIDVSVFTVAERHSLAISVKDTGFGISPELMERVCEPFFSTHRDEGIRGLGLSIVQDIVKAHGGHVEIKSRPDDGSEIILYFPLVDTSGEETNQSVVSFKSP